A genomic stretch from Vibrio coralliilyticus includes:
- a CDS encoding tRNA1(Val) (adenine(37)-N6)-methyltransferase, with amino-acid sequence MKNTKTKTKDFSFKQFKISGGYSGMPVSTDGVLLGAWCDIKQANTILDIGTGTGLLALMCAQRNISATIDAIDIDQHALQAAEDNFTSSPWSSRLTLLEGNVLNFPFGTSYDAIVCNPPYFNSGEHAQSQHRATARHTLTLSHEALLQQCQKLLNADGRAWFVLPETEGRLFISLAETLGWHLASLCEVHTTEKKPVSRLLIELSQHPSNTKVETLIIQDDNGYSDKFIALTKAFYLKM; translated from the coding sequence ATGAAAAACACAAAAACCAAGACGAAAGACTTTTCATTCAAGCAGTTTAAAATTTCTGGTGGTTACTCAGGCATGCCAGTCAGCACTGATGGCGTGTTACTCGGAGCTTGGTGCGATATTAAACAGGCGAATACCATTTTAGATATTGGAACAGGCACAGGCTTGCTAGCCTTAATGTGCGCGCAAAGAAATATATCCGCTACTATTGATGCTATCGATATTGACCAACATGCCTTACAAGCTGCTGAAGACAATTTCACCTCTTCTCCTTGGTCTTCCCGACTAACATTACTGGAAGGCAACGTACTCAACTTTCCATTCGGAACAAGCTATGACGCTATTGTCTGTAACCCCCCCTATTTTAACTCCGGAGAGCACGCCCAAAGCCAACACCGTGCCACGGCAAGGCACACCTTAACCTTGAGCCACGAAGCGTTACTTCAGCAATGCCAAAAGTTACTGAACGCTGACGGCCGAGCTTGGTTTGTACTTCCTGAAACGGAAGGGAGGCTTTTTATCTCCTTAGCGGAAACACTTGGTTGGCACCTAGCTAGTTTATGTGAGGTACACACTACAGAGAAGAAGCCAGTGAGCCGGTTGCTGATTGAGCTTAGCCAACACCCATCAAATACGAAGGTAGAAACGCTGATAATTCAAGATGATAATGGCTACAGCGACAAGTTTATCGCATTGACGAAGGCGTTTTATTTGAAGATGTAG
- the srmB gene encoding ATP-dependent RNA helicase SrmB: MIRNFAELELDNNLLAAIEEMGYTRPTQIQAEAIPQALDGRDILASAPTGTGKTAAFVLPALQYLQDFPRRKPGPARVLILTPTRELAMQVADQARELAKHTSLNIFTITGGVQYQEHADILSKTQDIVVATPGRLMEYIEAERFDCRAIEWLILDEADRMLDMGFGPTVDRLSSECRWRKQTLLFSATLEGKGVEGFTADLLKEPAEIDAEPSRRERKKIAQWYHRADDMSHKLELLKKIINDQAERSIVFLKTRERLAELRVELEKAQIPCAWIQGEMPQDRRNNAIARFRDGSVNVLLATDVAARGIDLPDVSHVINYDMPRSADVYLHRIGRTARAGKKGNAISLVEAHDQPMMDRVARYVKEEIKERFIKELRPKHKKPTFKKKKKDDKKASTAKGKKKVAKKKK, encoded by the coding sequence GTGATCAGAAATTTTGCTGAACTAGAGCTAGATAACAACTTGCTCGCTGCAATCGAAGAAATGGGTTATACCCGCCCAACCCAGATCCAGGCTGAAGCCATTCCACAAGCTTTGGACGGCAGAGACATTCTCGCTTCGGCGCCGACTGGCACAGGTAAAACGGCCGCTTTTGTCTTGCCCGCTTTGCAATATTTGCAAGACTTCCCTCGTCGTAAGCCGGGGCCTGCTCGTGTGCTGATCCTGACTCCGACTCGCGAATTGGCTATGCAAGTCGCTGACCAAGCTCGTGAGCTCGCCAAACATACCAGCCTAAACATTTTCACCATCACAGGTGGAGTACAGTATCAGGAACACGCTGATATTCTCTCCAAAACCCAAGATATCGTGGTTGCGACCCCAGGACGCTTGATGGAATACATCGAAGCAGAACGTTTCGACTGCCGAGCAATCGAATGGTTGATCCTAGATGAAGCGGATCGCATGCTCGACATGGGCTTTGGCCCGACCGTTGATCGTCTTTCTTCTGAATGTCGCTGGCGAAAACAAACCTTACTTTTCTCTGCGACACTTGAAGGTAAAGGCGTAGAAGGTTTTACCGCTGATCTACTCAAAGAGCCCGCAGAGATCGATGCCGAACCTTCTCGTCGCGAGCGTAAAAAGATTGCTCAGTGGTATCACCGTGCTGATGATATGTCGCATAAGCTAGAGCTACTGAAAAAAATCATCAATGACCAAGCTGAGCGTTCTATTGTCTTCCTTAAAACTCGGGAACGACTAGCCGAGCTACGCGTAGAATTGGAAAAAGCCCAAATTCCATGTGCCTGGATTCAAGGTGAAATGCCACAGGATCGTCGTAACAACGCCATTGCACGATTCCGCGATGGCTCAGTCAATGTGCTTCTTGCCACTGATGTGGCGGCGCGAGGCATTGATCTGCCAGATGTCAGCCATGTTATCAACTACGACATGCCACGAAGCGCAGATGTTTATCTTCACCGCATCGGCCGAACTGCTCGTGCTGGTAAGAAAGGCAATGCGATCTCACTCGTCGAGGCCCACGACCAACCCATGATGGATCGCGTGGCTCGCTACGTAAAAGAAGAGATCAAAGAGCGCTTCATTAAAGAGCTTCGCCCTAAGCACAAGAAACCTACATTCAAGAAAAAGAAAAAAGACGACAAGAAAGCGTCCACCGCGAAAGGCAAAAAGAAAGTCGCAAAGAAGAAAAAGTAG
- the prfC gene encoding peptide chain release factor 3 produces MSNTAFTGEVSKRRTFAIISHPDAGKTTITEKVLLFGRAIQTAGTVKGRGSAQHAKSDWMEMEKERGISVTTSVMQFPYNECLVNLLDTPGHEDFSEDTYRTLTAVDSCLMVIDAAKGVEDRTRKLMEVTRLRDTPIVTFMNKLDRDIRDPMELLDEVESELNISCAPITWPIGCGKEFKGVYHIHRDETILYSTGQGHTIQEKLVVKGLDNPELDEAVGAELADQLREELELVIGACPEFDQELFLAGELTPVYFGTALGNFGVDHMLDGLTEWAPAPMPRQANERQVEANEEKFSGFVFKIQANMDPKHRDRIAFMRIVSGTYTQGMKMNHVRLGKQINISDAVTFMAGDRSRAENAYAGDIIGLHNHGTIQIGDTFTQGEALKFSGIPNFAPELFRRIRLRDPLKQKQLLKGLVQLSEEGAVQVFRPLQNNDLIVGAVGVLQFDVVVARLKAEYNVEAIYESVNVATARWVECEDGKKLDEFQRKNQANLALDGGDNLTYIAPTMVNLNLAKERFPDVEFRATREH; encoded by the coding sequence ATGTCAAATACAGCATTTACCGGCGAAGTTTCCAAGCGCAGAACGTTCGCTATCATCTCGCACCCAGATGCGGGTAAGACCACCATTACTGAAAAAGTATTACTTTTCGGACGCGCAATTCAAACGGCAGGTACAGTAAAAGGCCGTGGCTCTGCTCAGCACGCGAAATCTGACTGGATGGAAATGGAAAAAGAGCGTGGTATCTCGGTCACCACCTCAGTGATGCAGTTCCCATACAACGAATGCCTAGTCAATCTATTGGATACACCGGGACACGAGGATTTCTCAGAAGATACTTACCGTACTTTAACGGCGGTTGACTCCTGCTTGATGGTGATCGACGCAGCGAAAGGTGTTGAGGATCGTACTCGCAAGTTAATGGAAGTGACCCGTCTGCGTGACACACCGATTGTAACGTTCATGAACAAACTTGACCGTGATATCCGTGATCCCATGGAGCTACTGGACGAAGTCGAAAGTGAGTTAAATATTTCCTGTGCACCGATTACTTGGCCTATTGGTTGTGGTAAAGAGTTTAAAGGTGTGTACCACATTCATCGTGATGAAACGATTCTCTACTCGACAGGCCAAGGCCACACCATTCAGGAGAAACTGGTTGTAAAAGGCTTAGATAACCCTGAACTTGATGAGGCGGTCGGTGCTGAATTAGCGGATCAGCTACGTGAAGAGCTTGAGCTTGTGATTGGTGCATGCCCTGAGTTTGATCAGGAGTTGTTCCTTGCAGGTGAGCTTACGCCGGTATACTTTGGTACGGCACTGGGTAACTTTGGGGTTGACCATATGCTGGATGGCTTGACGGAGTGGGCGCCAGCGCCGATGCCTCGCCAGGCGAATGAGCGTCAAGTCGAAGCGAATGAAGAAAAATTCTCTGGCTTTGTATTTAAGATTCAAGCCAACATGGATCCAAAACACCGCGACCGTATTGCTTTCATGCGTATTGTTTCTGGTACCTATACGCAGGGTATGAAGATGAATCATGTGCGCCTTGGTAAGCAAATCAATATTTCTGATGCGGTTACCTTTATGGCTGGTGATCGCTCTCGTGCTGAAAATGCTTATGCGGGTGATATTATTGGTCTGCATAACCACGGTACCATCCAGATTGGCGATACTTTCACTCAAGGTGAAGCGCTCAAATTCTCCGGTATTCCTAACTTTGCCCCTGAGCTATTCCGTCGTATTCGTCTAAGAGATCCATTGAAGCAGAAGCAGTTGCTAAAAGGTTTGGTACAGTTATCTGAAGAGGGGGCGGTGCAAGTGTTCCGTCCGCTACAAAATAATGATCTTATCGTAGGTGCGGTCGGTGTGCTTCAGTTTGACGTCGTTGTTGCGCGTTTAAAAGCGGAGTACAACGTAGAAGCGATTTACGAAAGTGTTAACGTTGCAACTGCGCGTTGGGTCGAGTGTGAAGATGGCAAGAAGTTAGATGAGTTCCAGCGTAAGAACCAAGCCAATCTAGCACTGGATGGGGGCGATAACCTGACGTACATCGCGCCAACTATGGTCAACTTGAATCTGGCGAAAGAGCGTTTCCCAGATGTTGAGTTCCGAGCGACTCGCGAACACTGA
- a CDS encoding putative bifunctional diguanylate cyclase/phosphodiesterase — protein sequence MPTSKKINSLAFRQAKTVFLVSVILGIIFSLYQILVDLHQEQKRIEAHYQFKLLQNYSNASQAAYHLNQLLAEQVASSLMMDSAIYKVSIVDDFGDTLTERERGVSLENSFTEALSHYLTPTTPVYKTELHQPNSHVVVGTLSFSVNGANIAKDFIAKTSQILLFDLFRNILLTTILLLFFYQKLSKPLVTLIDWVRSLQDKNAEVPMPNLYRDDELGHLAKTFHNLWKDREAAEAKLNQLAYYDSLTGLANRSLLLQMLEEAIEHAKQTNTSGVLFYLDLDRFKTINDSLGHTIGDHLIKAISKRIEAWLIDDYTAARIGGDEFAILMPSIHPDKAHETAQQLLALISNPYSIDDHLLYCTTSVGISVFPSVSTTNIDVLRQADTALYRAKVAGRNKYMFYEPEMQAQVESFLEIEKGLHEALNKGQLELYYQPQVNGEQQIVGVEALIRWNHPEKGVLPPGVFMPIAEETGQILQIGNWIIEQACYQYSRWRKQGVLPETFRRLAINISPLQFSQNSFVEHIHDVLAQADIDGEHIELEITENLLLENVESAIQKMSKLKQHNLKISIDDFGTGYSSLRYLKHLAVDVLKIDRSFVTQLHMDESDQAIVDTIIMTAQRLNLEVIAEGVEDADELNTLKQLGCDQFQGYLFDKPLPASELISRFEANFYPVEGSPTIKAVQK from the coding sequence ATGCCTACGAGCAAGAAAATAAACTCATTAGCATTCCGGCAAGCGAAAACGGTTTTTTTAGTATCCGTGATATTAGGGATCATTTTCAGCTTATATCAAATTTTGGTGGACCTTCATCAGGAACAAAAACGGATTGAAGCACACTACCAATTTAAGCTATTACAGAATTATTCCAATGCCAGCCAGGCTGCATATCACTTAAATCAGCTTTTAGCCGAACAAGTAGCATCGAGCTTGATGATGGACAGTGCTATCTATAAAGTCTCCATTGTTGATGACTTTGGCGATACTTTGACCGAACGGGAAAGGGGAGTATCGCTTGAAAACTCATTTACCGAAGCACTCTCTCATTATTTGACACCAACAACCCCCGTTTACAAAACTGAGCTACACCAGCCGAATTCCCACGTGGTGGTTGGCACATTAAGTTTCTCTGTGAATGGCGCCAATATTGCCAAAGACTTTATTGCCAAAACCAGCCAAATTCTTCTCTTTGACTTATTCAGGAACATTCTGCTAACAACCATTTTGCTGCTGTTCTTCTACCAGAAGCTTTCCAAACCTCTGGTCACCTTGATCGATTGGGTACGCTCACTTCAAGACAAAAACGCAGAAGTTCCCATGCCGAATTTGTATCGTGATGATGAACTCGGACACTTGGCGAAAACGTTCCACAATCTGTGGAAAGACAGAGAAGCGGCAGAAGCTAAGCTGAACCAATTGGCTTATTATGATTCGTTAACTGGGTTGGCCAACCGGAGTTTATTGCTACAAATGCTGGAAGAGGCGATCGAACATGCCAAGCAAACAAATACTTCCGGTGTCTTGTTTTATCTTGATTTAGACCGCTTTAAAACCATTAATGATTCGTTAGGCCACACTATCGGTGACCACCTTATCAAAGCGATCTCAAAACGTATCGAAGCTTGGCTAATTGATGACTATACCGCAGCCCGTATCGGAGGCGATGAGTTTGCTATTCTCATGCCCTCAATTCACCCAGATAAAGCGCATGAAACAGCTCAACAGCTGCTGGCATTGATTTCTAATCCCTATTCCATTGACGATCACCTACTCTATTGCACAACCAGTGTCGGTATTTCTGTATTTCCTTCTGTCAGCACCACCAACATTGATGTGCTACGTCAGGCTGATACCGCGTTATACCGAGCCAAAGTTGCCGGAAGAAACAAGTACATGTTTTATGAGCCAGAGATGCAGGCTCAGGTGGAATCTTTCTTAGAAATAGAAAAAGGTCTCCATGAAGCGCTTAACAAAGGTCAGTTAGAGCTTTACTACCAGCCTCAGGTGAATGGCGAACAACAAATCGTTGGGGTCGAAGCATTGATCCGTTGGAACCACCCAGAGAAAGGCGTATTGCCTCCTGGGGTATTTATGCCAATCGCTGAAGAAACCGGACAGATCTTACAAATCGGTAACTGGATTATTGAACAAGCGTGTTATCAATACTCACGCTGGCGTAAACAAGGAGTCCTGCCAGAGACTTTCCGTCGTCTTGCTATCAATATCAGCCCACTGCAATTCTCGCAGAACAGTTTTGTCGAACACATACATGATGTGCTTGCCCAAGCTGATATTGATGGAGAACATATAGAACTGGAAATTACCGAGAACCTTTTGCTTGAAAACGTCGAAAGTGCGATTCAGAAGATGAGTAAGCTTAAGCAACACAATCTCAAAATTTCCATCGACGACTTCGGTACGGGCTACTCTTCATTGAGATACCTAAAGCATCTTGCAGTTGATGTACTAAAAATAGATCGCTCATTTGTTACTCAGTTGCACATGGATGAAAGTGATCAAGCTATTGTCGACACCATCATCATGACAGCGCAGAGACTCAACCTTGAAGTCATCGCAGAAGGGGTTGAGGATGCCGACGAGCTGAATACCCTCAAACAACTCGGTTGTGATCAATTCCAGGGGTACTTATTCGACAAGCCTCTTCCTGCCTCAGAATTGATTTCACGATTTGAAGCAAACTTCTATCCGGTTGAAGGCTCTCCAACCATCAAAGCGGTACAGAAATAA
- the rimI gene encoding ribosomal protein S18-alanine N-acetyltransferase, translating into MTLLPLAEAHLDSVYSIETQAHSHPWSEAMIRDVTSRGACHHVLLDDNTVVGYFYAQNIVGEVTLLNIAVDPTQQGKGYGKQLIESFLTMCEQLNAESAWLEVRESNTRAANLYEAVGFNEVDRRVNYYPTTTGKEDAIIMSYIFF; encoded by the coding sequence ATGACCCTACTTCCTTTAGCTGAGGCTCACCTCGATTCGGTGTACTCAATAGAAACCCAAGCACATAGTCACCCTTGGTCAGAAGCGATGATTCGCGATGTGACAAGCAGAGGTGCGTGTCATCATGTGCTATTGGATGACAATACGGTTGTTGGCTATTTTTATGCTCAGAACATTGTTGGTGAGGTTACGCTTCTCAACATTGCTGTTGATCCTACTCAACAAGGAAAAGGCTACGGTAAACAACTTATCGAGTCTTTCCTAACTATGTGTGAACAGCTCAATGCTGAAAGCGCTTGGTTAGAAGTAAGGGAAAGCAATACACGCGCGGCTAATTTGTACGAGGCGGTAGGTTTTAATGAGGTTGATCGCCGCGTTAATTACTACCCAACGACGACCGGAAAAGAAGATGCCATTATAATGAGCTACATCTTCTTTTAG
- a CDS encoding DNA polymerase III subunit psi, with amino-acid sequence MTTQELTYLHEMGIQAYQLAHPERLQGYSVEGIALPDDCKMLLVSPQQPLGSTVTLFENILKTINLTLEQSLYFAPEHLALLENSQVDWIWFAGCEAQLELGQRTLRSPCLNEIDGNQQHKRVLWQQIQALK; translated from the coding sequence ATGACGACTCAAGAGCTTACATACTTACACGAAATGGGGATTCAAGCCTATCAACTGGCTCACCCGGAAAGGTTGCAAGGCTACAGTGTTGAAGGTATTGCTTTACCTGATGATTGCAAAATGCTCTTAGTATCACCTCAACAGCCGTTAGGCTCTACCGTAACCTTGTTTGAGAATATTTTAAAAACCATCAATTTGACGTTAGAGCAATCTCTCTATTTTGCCCCAGAGCATCTGGCTTTACTGGAGAATTCTCAGGTTGATTGGATCTGGTTTGCTGGTTGTGAAGCTCAGTTGGAGTTGGGGCAGAGGACGCTGCGATCTCCATGCCTAAATGAAATTGATGGCAATCAGCAACATAAACGCGTGCTCTGGCAACAAATCCAAGCTTTAAAATAA
- the glmM gene encoding phosphoglucosamine mutase — translation MSDKRRYFGTDGVRGKVGQYPITPDFVLKLGWAAGRVLAKQGTKKVIIGKDTRISGYMLESALEAGLAAAGLKATFTGPMPTPAVAYLTQTFRAEAGIVISASHNPYYDNGIKFFSSEGTKLPDDIELAIEAELDKDIECVESSLLGKASRLNDAAGRYIEFCKSTYPSELSLAGLKIVVDCAHGATYHIAPAVFSELGADVIAMGIEPDGTNINHEVGATDVKALQKRVVEEQAHLGLAFDGDGDRIIMVDHLGNKIDGDQIAYIIARDALRRGELKGGVVGTLMTNLGMENGLKQLGIPFVRAAVGDRYVMEQLLEKGWKIGAENSGHVILLDKVTTGDAIVAALQVLASVVGSDMSLHELSQGMTLYPQVLENVRFSGDSNPLEAEAVKASVVEVETELGDKGRVLLRKSGTEPLIRVMVEGEDAELVKSSALKIADAVKASF, via the coding sequence ATGTCTGATAAAAGACGATATTTTGGGACTGATGGTGTACGTGGAAAAGTGGGTCAGTATCCCATTACCCCTGATTTTGTCCTTAAACTTGGTTGGGCTGCGGGGCGTGTTCTAGCAAAGCAGGGCACAAAGAAAGTCATTATTGGTAAAGATACGCGTATTTCAGGTTATATGCTGGAATCAGCACTTGAAGCAGGCCTTGCGGCTGCAGGCCTAAAGGCCACGTTTACAGGGCCAATGCCAACCCCAGCTGTTGCTTACCTAACTCAAACATTTCGTGCTGAAGCGGGTATTGTGATTTCGGCTTCTCATAACCCTTATTATGATAATGGTATCAAGTTCTTCTCTTCTGAAGGGACTAAGCTACCGGATGATATTGAGTTAGCGATTGAAGCTGAGTTGGACAAAGATATTGAATGCGTTGAGTCATCTTTGCTGGGCAAAGCAAGCCGTTTGAATGACGCGGCCGGGCGTTATATCGAATTCTGTAAAAGCACTTATCCTTCTGAGTTGAGCCTTGCTGGGTTAAAAATTGTAGTGGATTGTGCGCATGGCGCAACTTACCATATTGCACCAGCCGTCTTTAGTGAGTTAGGCGCTGATGTTATTGCTATGGGCATTGAGCCTGATGGTACGAATATTAACCACGAAGTCGGTGCAACGGACGTTAAAGCGTTACAGAAAAGAGTTGTGGAAGAACAGGCTCACCTAGGCTTAGCATTCGATGGCGATGGTGATCGCATCATTATGGTTGATCATCTAGGCAATAAGATAGATGGTGACCAGATTGCCTATATTATCGCTCGTGACGCGCTGCGCCGTGGAGAATTAAAAGGCGGGGTTGTCGGGACTCTGATGACAAACCTAGGCATGGAAAATGGCCTCAAACAACTGGGTATTCCCTTTGTTCGTGCTGCAGTCGGTGACCGCTATGTTATGGAGCAATTGCTTGAGAAAGGCTGGAAGATCGGGGCGGAAAATTCAGGCCACGTGATTTTACTTGATAAAGTGACAACGGGAGATGCTATTGTCGCTGCGTTGCAAGTACTTGCTTCAGTTGTTGGTAGTGACATGTCCCTGCATGAACTTTCTCAAGGTATGACCTTATACCCTCAAGTACTGGAAAATGTCCGTTTTTCTGGTGATTCTAATCCTCTCGAAGCGGAAGCGGTGAAAGCGTCTGTTGTTGAAGTTGAAACAGAGCTCGGTGATAAAGGTCGAGTGCTGTTACGTAAATCAGGCACTGAGCCGCTTATCCGAGTTATGGTGGAAGGTGAAGACGCTGAATTAGTGAAATCATCAGCACTAAAAATTGCAGACGCGGTGAAAGCTAGCTTCTAA
- the folP gene encoding dihydropteroate synthase produces the protein MILKANNKTLDLSEPQVMGILNVTPDSFSDGGQFQALDDALNQARRMIDAGITIIDIGGESTRPGAPDVDLEEELQRTIPVIKAIRTFSDVWISIDTSKAEVMRQAAEAGADIINDVRALQEPNALEVAAATGLPVCLMHMQGQPRTMQANPHYDDLLKEVEKFLHERIKACEEVGIAREQLILDPGFGFGKTLEHNYQMLSHLEELHQFGLPILAGMSRKSMIFKLLDKAPTECVSASVACATIAAMKGAQIIRVHDFEQTLDAMKIVSMVRKNH, from the coding sequence ATGATATTAAAAGCAAACAATAAAACTCTCGATTTATCTGAACCCCAAGTGATGGGGATATTAAATGTAACGCCGGATTCTTTTTCTGATGGCGGTCAGTTTCAAGCATTAGACGATGCACTTAATCAAGCTCGACGTATGATTGATGCCGGCATCACCATTATTGATATCGGTGGCGAGTCGACTCGTCCAGGAGCTCCTGATGTTGATTTAGAAGAAGAATTACAGCGAACTATTCCTGTGATTAAAGCGATTCGTACATTTTCTGATGTGTGGATCTCAATTGATACCAGCAAAGCTGAAGTGATGAGGCAAGCGGCTGAAGCCGGAGCTGACATCATTAACGATGTGCGAGCACTTCAAGAACCTAATGCGCTTGAAGTCGCAGCCGCGACTGGATTACCGGTTTGTCTCATGCATATGCAAGGCCAACCTCGCACTATGCAAGCCAATCCACATTATGATGATCTGCTCAAAGAAGTGGAAAAGTTTCTTCACGAGCGTATTAAGGCGTGTGAAGAGGTAGGTATCGCACGAGAACAGCTCATACTCGATCCCGGGTTTGGTTTTGGAAAAACACTAGAGCACAACTATCAGATGCTGTCTCATCTAGAAGAACTTCATCAATTTGGCTTGCCAATACTAGCGGGAATGTCGAGAAAATCTATGATCTTCAAGCTGCTCGACAAAGCACCCACGGAGTGCGTGTCAGCTAGCGTAGCATGCGCTACAATCGCGGCGATGAAAGGGGCTCAAATCATCCGAGTTCACGATTTTGAACAAACGCTTGATGCGATGAAAATAGTCTCAATGGTACGAAAAAACCACTGA
- the ftsH gene encoding ATP-dependent zinc metalloprotease FtsH, with the protein MAKNLILWLVIAVVLMSVFQSFGPGESNGRAVDYTTFVQEVGQGQIQEATFKGEEITFTRRGGGSRYVTYMPVYDQKLLDDLINQNVKVQGTPPEEQSLLGTIFISWFPMILLIGVWIFFMRQMQGGGGKGAMSFGKSKARMMSEEQIKTTFGDVAGCDEAKEDVKELVDYLRDPSRFQKLGGKIPTGVLMVGPPGTGKTLLAKAIAGEAKVPFFTISGSDFVEMFVGVGASRVRDMFEQAKKAAPCIIFIDEIDAVGRQRGAGVGGGHDEREQTLNQMLVEMDGFEGNEGIIVIAATNRPDVLDPALLRPGRFDRQVVVGLPDVRGREQILKVHMRKVPLAGDVEPSLIARGTPGFSGADLANLVNEAALFAARGNKRNVSMVEFELAKDKIMMGAERRSMVMSEETKESTAYHEAGHAIVGRLVPEHDPVYKVSIIPRGRALGVTMYLPEQDRVSMSRQHLESMVSSLYGGRLAEELIYGADKVSTGASNDIERATDIARKMVTQWGFSEKLGPLLYAEDEGEVFLGRSVTQTKHMSDDTAKLIDDEVRSIIDRNYERAKKILEENMDIMHAMKDALMKYETIDAGQIDDLMERKAEIREPAGWSDNSGNKPESKPENKVEEKESPSEAKDEEPTASQENTSAEATEKKDSE; encoded by the coding sequence ATGGCAAAAAATTTAATTCTGTGGCTTGTGATCGCCGTAGTCTTGATGTCGGTTTTCCAGAGCTTTGGCCCTGGGGAAAGTAACGGCAGAGCGGTTGATTACACCACGTTTGTACAGGAAGTTGGCCAAGGCCAGATTCAGGAAGCAACATTTAAAGGCGAGGAAATCACTTTCACTCGTCGTGGCGGTGGCTCGCGTTATGTTACTTACATGCCGGTCTATGACCAGAAATTGCTGGATGACCTGATTAACCAGAATGTGAAAGTGCAAGGTACTCCTCCAGAAGAGCAGAGCTTACTTGGCACGATCTTTATTTCTTGGTTCCCAATGATTTTACTGATTGGTGTATGGATTTTCTTCATGCGTCAAATGCAAGGCGGTGGCGGTAAAGGTGCCATGTCTTTCGGTAAGAGCAAAGCTCGTATGATGAGCGAAGAGCAAATCAAAACCACATTCGGCGATGTTGCTGGTTGTGATGAAGCGAAAGAAGACGTTAAAGAGCTGGTAGATTACCTGCGTGATCCAAGCCGCTTCCAGAAGTTGGGCGGTAAGATCCCAACTGGTGTTTTGATGGTTGGCCCTCCTGGTACAGGTAAGACGCTTTTGGCTAAAGCGATTGCCGGTGAAGCGAAAGTACCATTTTTTACCATTTCTGGTTCTGACTTTGTGGAAATGTTCGTTGGTGTTGGTGCATCTCGTGTACGTGACATGTTCGAACAAGCGAAAAAAGCAGCACCTTGTATCATCTTTATTGACGAGATTGATGCAGTTGGTCGTCAGCGTGGCGCCGGCGTGGGTGGCGGTCACGATGAACGTGAGCAAACACTAAACCAAATGCTGGTTGAAATGGATGGTTTTGAAGGTAACGAAGGTATTATTGTTATCGCTGCAACCAACCGTCCAGACGTTCTTGACCCTGCTCTACTTCGTCCTGGTCGTTTTGACCGTCAAGTGGTTGTTGGTCTACCAGACGTTCGTGGTCGTGAACAGATTCTTAAAGTTCACATGCGTAAAGTACCACTAGCTGGTGATGTAGAGCCATCTCTTATCGCTCGTGGTACACCAGGCTTCTCGGGTGCTGATCTAGCTAACCTAGTTAACGAAGCAGCCTTGTTTGCAGCGCGTGGTAACAAGCGTAACGTTTCTATGGTTGAGTTTGAATTGGCCAAAGACAAGATCATGATGGGTGCTGAGCGCCGTTCTATGGTGATGTCGGAAGAGACGAAAGAGTCTACGGCTTACCATGAAGCGGGTCACGCGATTGTTGGTCGTTTGGTTCCTGAACATGATCCAGTTTATAAGGTTTCTATCATTCCACGTGGCCGTGCGTTAGGTGTGACGATGTACTTGCCTGAGCAAGACCGAGTGAGCATGTCTCGCCAGCACTTAGAGTCAATGGTTTCTAGCCTATACGGCGGTCGTCTTGCTGAAGAGCTTATCTACGGCGCGGACAAAGTATCGACTGGGGCTTCTAATGATATCGAACGTGCAACCGATATTGCGCGCAAGATGGTGACTCAATGGGGTTTCTCCGAAAAGTTAGGTCCGTTACTTTACGCAGAAGATGAAGGCGAAGTTTTTCTTGGTCGCAGCGTAACGCAAACGAAGCACATGTCAGATGATACGGCTAAGCTCATTGACGACGAAGTGCGTAGTATCATTGATCGCAACTACGAACGTGCTAAGAAAATTCTTGAAGAAAACATGGACATTATGCATGCAATGAAGGATGCATTAATGAAATACGAAACCATCGATGCAGGTCAAATTGATGATTTGATGGAGCGTAAAGCTGAAATTCGTGAACCAGCAGGTTGGAGTGATAATAGTGGTAATAAGCCAGAATCCAAGCCTGAGAATAAGGTAGAAGAGAAAGAGTCACCAAGTGAAGCAAAAGACGAAGAGCCAACTGCTTCACAAGAGAACACTTCAGCAGAAGCGACTGAGAAGAAAGACTCAGAATAG